In Deferribacterota bacterium, the genomic window GGTATCATAACTTAATTTTTTCTCTATATCGAGGTTATTTGTAATTTCGATTATTACAGGGCTTAATTCTGATGTCTCATAAGTCTTTACCAATAATTCACCAGTTTTAAAAAAAGATTTCCATATAATATCTTTTACTTGATCGCCCTCTATAAACTCTCTTATACTTCCTATATCAAGTGAGTTATTTATATAGATATTTCCTGTTTTTGTATAATTATCATATTTAGATCTATTTGAATTTGCCCACATATTATAGAGTGGCTTTTTAGGTTCAGGAAATACTAAGAATTTTTTGCCACATCTATAATACTTTGATCTAATAAAAAAATAGAATGGAAAGATTGTAGATATATACACTCCATCAATATAATTAATACCTCTTTTTTTAAAAATTAACTTTATATAAGTGGTTACTTCTTCCCCACCTTTAATCCTATCAACCCTTGCACAAGATTCATTTATCTTTATATCAAGAAGATAAAGGGTCAATCTGCTGTAATTATTTGTTAACTTTAGCTTAACATCTACCCATCTATTTGCATATATATCTGAAATATTAGCTATATCTACACTTAAATTTTTAATATTAATATACCCCCAAATGCCAGATAGTAAAAGTATTGATAAAAGCATTGACTCAATAATATATATAAGATTATTACCTGTATTAATTGCCGCAAAGCCAAGGATAAGAACAGTAACAGAATAGAAAAAACCTATCCTAGTAAAGGTAATTACAAAGGATTTTTTACTTCTTTTATTATATTTCTTAATAATGCCTCTTTGTCTGATATTTTATATGCATTTTTAAA contains:
- a CDS encoding DUF58 domain-containing protein, whose protein sequence is MLLSILLLSGIWGYINIKNLSVDIANISDIYANRWVDVKLKLTNNYSRLTLYLLDIKINESCARVDRIKGGEEVTTYIKLIFKKRGINYIDGVYISTIFPFYFFIRSKYYRCGKKFLVFPEPKKPLYNMWANSNRSKYDNYTKTGNIYINNSLDIGSIREFIEGDQVKDIIWKSFFKTGELLVKTYETSELSPVIIEITNNLDIEKKLSYDT